Genomic DNA from Vibrio vulnificus CMCP6:
ATTCTGGCGACGCATTAAAACTTATCCTGGATAGGAAGTTTGAGTTTTTATATAGTTTGGTTGATAAGATATACGAAAAGGAAAGATGGCCATGCTTGCATACCAATATGCCTGAGTTGAATTTTTTGTGGGAAAGAGAAAACTATATTGAAGAGATTGAGGGCTACGCGAAGTATATTCATATAAAAAATGAGAAATCCTATAGGTATAAAGATAATATATTTGGCAAATTGTTTACTAAAGAAAATAGTAAAGCTGACTCAGAAGAGATGATTCAAAAAAAACATAATTTCTTTCGTAGAGTTATCACTAAGAATGCAACTGACATTACATTCATGTGCTTTCTATTTGACTCGGCCAACTACCTTAGCAAAGAAACAAGGAGGGAACTATTAGAGTTATTCCTTAAAGAAAATGATAAGTTCGAGGACTTTAAAATGTTAGATTGCGAACTAACTACTCGGATTTGGTCAGGTAGTCGAGTCCCCATCTTGGAACGAGAAAGGAATTTCCTTGAAAGTTTACTACCACTTTTTAACTCCATTCGGTTTCTTGAACATAAATCCTACGTAGAAAAACAAATTGAGTATAAGTTGAAGTCTATCGAGGATGAAAAGAAAAGAGATTATCTTGAGAGCAGATAATTAGGCATCTACTTAGGTTGTTGTTGAGTAGAAATAATATGTATATAGTGAGTGATTTTTGACTACACATACACATGTATATGGGTTTCTGATAAAGCTTTTCTACATTTAGCTATAGTTCAGTAGTTACTTTTTGCTAATTTTTAGATAAGAGATATTTAAAATCATTGATACACATTTGCTACATGACAATTTAATTTTAAACAATGTTTCTGGTGTAAGTGTAAGATTTAATTAAATTTAATGCATTTATGTTAACCCCTTAACGCGGCGTTAGCTTACACATTAGATTCAAAGGATGAAAATTGAAAATTAGAGAAGCTCAAGCATCAGATATAGATTCGCTTTTACGTCTAAATTATCAGATTGGAGTCATGCACTTTGAGAATGCACCAGAAGCATTTGTTGAACCATCGTTTGAAGAAAAAGAGTTTCTCCTTCGCACTATAAATGATCAATCAAATCTCTTTCTGGTTGCAGACGTTAATAGTGATGTTGTTGGTTTTTTGACTGCTACTGTTACTCAAAATGAAGCTATTCCATTCTTAGTTAAAACGCCTATTTGTCGTGTTAGCACAATCGTAGTCGATGAAAAAGCGAGAGTTTCAGGTATTGGTTCTCAGCTTATGGCTCATTGTAACGACTGGGCTAGATCTCAAGGTGCAGAGCAAATTAGACTTGAGGTAATGGCTTTCAATAAGCATGCGCAAAGCTTCTATGCGAAATTGGGTTTTCAAGAGCAGTCAAAAACAATGTGGAAAAATGTAAGCTAACAAGGCGTTTAAGAGGGATTCATGCCGCGTGGCATTTTTGGTTTGCAGTGATTTTTGTGGTGAAAGTGGTCTGCGGTAAGTTCGTTTAGGCGGCACTCACCCCTTAACGCGGCGTTATACTTAATCATGTAAAATCAGTGGTTTATGGTTTTCTTTGCTCCCTCGGCTGGTTGGTTTCGAGTTTTTCGGCAAGTTGGCTTCGGTGGGCGCTATTTTCGGGACACTTATTCTTTGGCGCTGGAAATTCAGAAGGTTGCCTCAATCAGTTTTCAGGTAAGTGCGAGGTTAAGGTGACTGGCTCAATCAGCAATTTGATCTTAGGTTTTTGAGTTTTAGCGGCCAAATTTCAAAGTCCGATGTTTAAAACTATGAGTCTTTTCGGTTTTTTACGTTTTGGCTTTTGTTTGTAAATCAAAGTCGAGTTAATCTTGGTTCTAGTAAAACTTAAACCATTGAAGCTTAAGCATAACAAGGCGTTCAAGCGGGATTCATGCCGCGTGGCATTTTTGGCATGCGGCAATTTTTTGTGGTGAAAGTGGTCTGCGGGAAGTTAGTTTGTGCGGCATTCACCCCTTAACGCGGCGTTAGTTTGCAAGAGGAAAAATGCAGCTATATCGCAAGATCTAGTGTAAAGGCTCAAAGTTGAAATTGTCGTATTGGCGTTCAATTTCAGTGTTAATTAGCGTGGTAAAAATCCAAAATTGGCATCGTTTCAAGGGTAAATTTGTTCTTTGGTGTTGTGAGTTTGGGGTCATTGAGTCGAACTTTTTTGCTGAAACTCTGCTCTGTGAGTTTGTTGGTACAAAAGCCGATTTACTTGCTGAAAGGATGCTTTCTCAGGTGTGGCAAGTTCACGTGGTTTCAGTGACTTTGTTGAAAGTCCGCATTGTGAGATTGGTTTTCTAAAAGCGCTTTTTGGTGTTGTGAGTTCGTTTTCTGCGGCGTTGTTTGTTCCACGTGGTTTCATTGACTAGCCGCTTTGAGACGAAGCCTGACTTAGGTGCATC
This window encodes:
- a CDS encoding GNAT family N-acetyltransferase, with protein sequence MKIREAQASDIDSLLRLNYQIGVMHFENAPEAFVEPSFEEKEFLLRTINDQSNLFLVADVNSDVVGFLTATVTQNEAIPFLVKTPICRVSTIVVDEKARVSGIGSQLMAHCNDWARSQGAEQIRLEVMAFNKHAQSFYAKLGFQEQSKTMWKNVS